A stretch of Candidatus Brocadiaceae bacterium DNA encodes these proteins:
- a CDS encoding YraN family protein produces MKAVNQINYREKCMLEAIKNLLFKQKKEVRGNNNSLATKGESLAAKFLKRKGYIIVQRNYRRKTGEIDIVCYDHGTMVFVEVKTRCSDAFGPPELAITNAKKKQLVKVASCYIAEKKIEDMPLRFDVVSIFYSPSRKQPTVKIFKSAFTRNDLVVSRR; encoded by the coding sequence ATGAAGGCGGTTAATCAAATAAATTACCGTGAAAAATGCATGCTGGAAGCAATAAAGAATTTATTATTTAAACAGAAAAAAGAGGTGCGGGGGAATAACAATTCCCTGGCAACAAAGGGGGAATCTCTTGCCGCCAAGTTCTTAAAAAGGAAGGGATATATAATAGTACAACGGAATTACCGGAGGAAAACAGGGGAGATAGACATAGTTTGTTATGACCATGGTACCATGGTCTTTGTGGAAGTAAAGACGAGATGTTCTGATGCGTTTGGTCCTCCGGAACTTGCAATTACCAATGCCAAGAAGAAGCAACTGGTGAAGGTTGCTTCCTGTTATATTGCAGAAAAGAAAATCGAAGATATGCCGTTACGCTTCGATGTGGTTTCCATCTTTTACTCGCCGTCCCGAAAACAACCAACAGTAAAAATTTTCAAGAGTGCGTTTACCAGAAATGATTTGGTTGTTTCTCGGAGATAA
- the rplS gene encoding 50S ribosomal protein L19: protein MNIIDAVEKEHMKKQVPQFSVGDQVDVSLKIIEGDKERIQVFSGLVIAKNGGSIQETFTVRRIVQGEGVERVFPIHSPKVTDVKVVKSGKVRRAKLYYMRERTGKGIRLKEKYQKNEGG, encoded by the coding sequence ATGAATATTATTGATGCAGTAGAAAAAGAGCATATGAAGAAACAGGTACCTCAATTTTCAGTTGGTGATCAGGTGGATGTATCACTGAAAATTATCGAGGGTGACAAGGAACGTATTCAGGTATTTAGCGGACTGGTAATAGCAAAAAATGGGGGTAGTATTCAGGAAACATTTACGGTAAGACGTATTGTGCAGGGAGAGGGAGTAGAGCGCGTGTTTCCGATTCATTCGCCAAAAGTAACAGATGTTAAGGTGGTGAAGTCGGGCAAGGTAAGACGCGCAAAACTATATTATATGCGGGAAAGGACAGGCAAAGGAATACGGTTGAAGGAAAAATATCAAAAAAATGAAGGCGGTTAA
- the trmD gene encoding tRNA (guanosine(37)-N1)-methyltransferase TrmD, with product MRIDIVTLFPEMFENVLGRSMLRIAGEKGLVKYNLFNIRDYAENRRCVDDRPYGGGPGMVMKPEPIFNTVEAIEQNAHLPSKKILLTPQGLRFSQSIAKELATEPYLMLICGHYEGFDERVRVGLDVFELSIGDFVVSGGEIPAMIVIDAVVRLIPGVLGGLESTVNESFHENLLEYPQYTRPAEYRDMKVPEVLKCGHHQRIKDWQRSQSLKKTMERRPDLFHNG from the coding sequence ATGCGGATTGATATTGTAACATTATTTCCGGAGATGTTTGAAAATGTTCTTGGTCGGAGCATGTTAAGGATTGCCGGGGAAAAGGGCTTGGTCAAATATAACCTGTTTAATATAAGGGACTACGCAGAAAACAGGCGGTGCGTTGATGACCGCCCATACGGAGGAGGTCCGGGGATGGTTATGAAACCTGAGCCGATATTTAATACGGTAGAGGCAATAGAACAGAACGCTCACCTACCTTCCAAAAAGATATTGTTAACTCCACAGGGCTTGCGGTTTTCTCAGTCGATTGCCAAAGAATTAGCAACCGAACCTTACCTGATGCTCATATGCGGACACTATGAAGGATTTGATGAGAGGGTCAGGGTCGGGCTGGATGTGTTTGAGCTTTCTATTGGTGATTTTGTAGTTTCCGGTGGAGAGATACCTGCAATGATAGTTATCGATGCCGTTGTTCGTTTGATCCCAGGGGTGTTGGGCGGTTTGGAGTCTACGGTCAATGAATCATTTCATGAGAACCTTTTGGAATATCCACAGTATACCCGTCCGGCGGAATACAGGGATATGAAAGTGCCGGAAGTATTGAAATGTGGTCATCATCAGAGGATAAAGGATTGGCAAAGGTCGCAATCTCTGAAAAAAACCATGGAGCGGAGGCCGGATCTTTTCCATAATGGATAG
- the rpsP gene encoding 30S ribosomal protein S16, with amino-acid sequence MAVRIRMMRMGRRNRPYYRIGAFDAREERDGMAIENLGTYDPMESDSEKKVALKKDRVEYWLSVGAKPSDSVASVLKKLGIPFKK; translated from the coding sequence ATGGCGGTAAGAATAAGGATGATGCGTATGGGCCGTAGGAATAGACCGTACTACAGAATAGGCGCCTTTGACGCACGGGAAGAACGGGACGGGATGGCGATTGAAAATTTAGGGACGTATGATCCTATGGAGTCTGATAGTGAAAAAAAAGTTGCTTTAAAAAAAGACCGTGTAGAGTACTGGCTGAGTGTGGGGGCAAAGCCTTCGGATTCTGTTGCGAGTGTGCTTAAGAAACTGGGTATTCCTTTTAAGAAATAA
- the ffh gene encoding signal recognition particle protein has protein sequence MFESISDSLVGVLDKFRGKGRLSEANIKDGLHAVRLALLEADVNYKVVKDFIRQVTARAVGEEVIKSVAPGQQVIKIVHSELIALMGESDTAIPFKDGEPTVIMLVGLQGSGKTTTVGKLAMLLQSKGKKPLLVAADVQRPAAIDQLKILGKQLNVPVYFEQHSQPLKICKNALKYASENENDVVVFDTAGRLHIDSDLMSELKEIKEKTAPDQVYFVCDSMTGQDAVNSAKEFDAQLGFDGVILSKLDGDTRGGAALSIRAVTGKPIKFVGIGEKLDRLEEFHPDRMASRILGMGDVVSFVERAQQAVDLEEAQKLTKKIQDDSLSLEDFLSQLQQIKKMGPIKEVLGMIPGMGSKMDGLNVDEKQLERVEAIIKSMTTGERLKPEIINGSRRHRVAAGSGTTIQDVNQLLKQFKSMKKLMKQFKGNEKSLKKKGFLPRGMPFGGGMMR, from the coding sequence ATGTTTGAGTCCATTTCTGACAGTCTGGTAGGGGTTCTGGATAAATTCCGCGGTAAGGGCCGTCTCTCGGAAGCCAATATCAAGGATGGGTTGCACGCGGTCCGGCTCGCCCTTCTTGAGGCAGATGTAAATTATAAAGTCGTTAAGGATTTTATCAGGCAGGTTACCGCCCGGGCTGTTGGTGAAGAGGTTATCAAGAGTGTTGCTCCGGGACAACAGGTAATAAAGATTGTTCACAGTGAACTGATAGCATTGATGGGAGAATCAGACACTGCGATTCCTTTTAAGGATGGCGAGCCTACGGTAATCATGCTGGTTGGTTTACAGGGCAGTGGAAAGACTACTACTGTTGGCAAACTGGCCATGCTATTACAGTCGAAAGGAAAAAAACCGCTTTTGGTGGCAGCTGATGTTCAGAGGCCGGCGGCAATTGATCAGTTAAAAATATTGGGCAAACAGTTGAATGTGCCCGTGTATTTCGAGCAGCATTCGCAGCCGTTGAAGATTTGTAAAAATGCCTTGAAATATGCCAGTGAGAATGAGAATGACGTTGTTGTTTTTGATACGGCGGGACGTTTGCACATTGATAGCGACCTGATGTCGGAATTGAAAGAGATAAAAGAAAAAACGGCGCCTGACCAGGTTTATTTTGTCTGTGACTCGATGACAGGTCAAGATGCTGTAAACAGCGCAAAAGAATTTGATGCCCAATTAGGTTTTGATGGTGTGATTTTGTCTAAGCTTGATGGCGATACGAGGGGCGGTGCAGCTCTTTCAATACGGGCTGTTACGGGTAAACCCATTAAATTTGTAGGTATCGGTGAAAAACTGGACCGGTTGGAAGAATTTCATCCGGACCGTATGGCTTCCAGAATACTGGGAATGGGAGACGTGGTTTCGTTTGTCGAACGGGCACAACAGGCAGTTGATTTGGAGGAAGCCCAGAAGCTTACGAAAAAAATTCAAGACGATTCACTCAGCCTGGAAGATTTCCTTTCCCAGCTTCAACAGATAAAAAAAATGGGACCAATTAAAGAGGTTTTGGGGATGATCCCAGGGATGGGGAGTAAAATGGATGGTCTTAACGTGGATGAAAAACAGTTGGAAAGGGTTGAGGCTATTATAAAATCCATGACGACTGGTGAACGGTTGAAGCCGGAGATTATTAATGGAAGTCGTAGGCATCGGGTTGCTGCTGGGAGCGGAACAACCATTCAGGACGTAAATCAATTGTTAAAGCAATTCAAGTCTATGAAGAAGTTGATGAAACAGTTTAAAGGAAATGAAAAATCTTTAAAGAAAAAGGGGTTTTTGCCCCGTGGCATGCCTTTTGGTGGAGGCATGATGCGATAG
- a CDS encoding PAS domain S-box protein translates to MQKNQTILIIDYDKTSQVQLKDLLKKNNYHVSTASHVDEIDVFLKKYDIALILFNLQAHDDRELAVVIKLKELSTNIMILVMVDQDKIKSVMDRLCIDTVSYVPKPFDPDFLKNTIEKYLYKKQLEDNLKKTLIEKEIINNINKSIATSLDIRESFTAVCNELKKLIPFVRACLIISNEQGEWFQVFALAKKYDFSEINEGGSFPMEGSLLEKIIKTGEPIITNNTEEGCFWTDKVLHKEGIHARLGFPLISKGKVIGAVTFGSEKANDFSENCYSYLWQIAPQLAIVLENTQLFNRIKTSEERYKTLFNYAADSMMMIDLNGKILTVNQREEEIMGYKTEELLGKYIFDFITNSSKKTVIGLLTRAVKEKVKTTEIEVISKNKQLLVMELDINVVKERNNILYMLVHYRDITRRKNLELELKEEKEKLDNIVSEIGTDLLIIDRDKKISWANKRLINNHPLGKRIINRTCYDTFCHLESDPNDCPSSKVFNTGRVNQSERVVYNHNKKKFCNVISSPIFDKEGNVVQVLELIQDITEKKREEEKQKKLQQQLVHSDRLISIGRLAAGVAHEINTPLAILSGMTQGFLEKNDSFSKETLREFKTMYKVTKRIEKIVNSLLELSHFEGNEQPKHIHINKLIKDTVSLLLEQFTKKNKNISLKLSSRLPRIRGYAEQLQQVFMNLMINADDATTHGDSILITTTQKDKKNITINFEDTGTGISEEQISKIFDPFFTNKEVGKGTGLGLSITYGIVKRHGGTIDVKSENGKGTSFEINLPIDFRKVTVHG, encoded by the coding sequence ATGCAGAAGAACCAGACTATACTTATTATTGACTACGACAAGACAAGTCAGGTGCAACTTAAGGACCTGTTGAAAAAAAACAACTATCATGTTTCTACAGCCTCTCATGTCGACGAAATTGACGTATTCCTGAAAAAATACGATATAGCTTTGATCCTGTTCAACCTGCAAGCACACGATGACCGTGAGCTTGCAGTCGTCATTAAATTAAAGGAACTCTCCACAAACATAATGATCCTTGTTATGGTTGATCAGGACAAAATCAAGTCTGTAATGGACAGGCTTTGCATAGACACGGTAAGTTATGTACCGAAACCATTCGACCCTGATTTTTTGAAAAACACCATTGAAAAATACCTCTACAAGAAACAATTGGAAGATAACCTCAAAAAAACACTTATCGAAAAAGAAATCATTAATAACATTAATAAATCTATTGCCACAAGCCTGGACATCAGGGAAAGTTTTACTGCAGTGTGTAATGAGCTAAAAAAGCTTATCCCTTTCGTTCGTGCCTGTTTAATCATTTCCAATGAACAGGGAGAGTGGTTTCAAGTATTTGCGCTGGCAAAAAAGTATGATTTCAGTGAAATCAATGAGGGAGGGTCCTTTCCCATGGAAGGAAGCCTCCTGGAAAAAATTATTAAAACCGGTGAGCCTATTATAACAAACAACACGGAGGAGGGGTGTTTCTGGACAGACAAAGTACTGCACAAGGAGGGTATACACGCACGACTCGGTTTTCCCCTTATCAGCAAGGGGAAAGTAATTGGAGCCGTTACCTTCGGTAGTGAAAAAGCAAACGATTTTAGCGAAAACTGCTACTCCTACCTTTGGCAAATAGCCCCTCAGCTTGCAATTGTGCTGGAGAACACCCAGCTGTTTAATCGTATAAAAACCTCGGAAGAACGGTACAAGACTTTGTTTAACTACGCCGCGGATTCCATGATGATGATAGACCTTAATGGAAAGATATTGACGGTAAATCAGCGCGAAGAAGAAATTATGGGCTACAAAACAGAAGAGCTTTTAGGAAAATATATTTTTGATTTCATAACAAATTCCTCAAAAAAAACGGTTATAGGACTTTTAACAAGGGCTGTTAAAGAAAAGGTGAAAACGACGGAAATCGAGGTCATCAGCAAAAACAAACAACTTTTAGTTATGGAATTAGATATAAACGTGGTAAAAGAACGGAATAATATTCTGTATATGCTCGTGCATTACAGAGACATTACCAGGAGAAAGAACCTGGAGTTAGAATTAAAGGAAGAAAAGGAAAAGCTTGATAATATTGTAAGTGAAATCGGAACGGACCTTCTTATCATAGACAGAGACAAAAAAATAAGCTGGGCAAATAAACGATTAATCAACAACCACCCTTTGGGCAAACGCATCATCAATCGCACCTGCTATGACACCTTTTGTCATCTGGAGTCCGACCCTAATGATTGTCCTTCATCCAAGGTATTTAACACAGGCAGAGTAAATCAATCAGAACGTGTGGTGTACAACCACAATAAAAAGAAATTCTGCAACGTAATCAGTTCTCCTATTTTTGACAAAGAGGGAAATGTGGTACAGGTATTGGAACTCATTCAAGATATTACCGAAAAAAAACGCGAAGAAGAAAAACAGAAAAAACTTCAGCAACAACTGGTTCATTCTGACAGATTGATCTCTATTGGAAGGCTGGCAGCCGGCGTTGCCCACGAAATCAATACGCCCCTTGCAATACTTTCCGGCATGACCCAGGGATTCCTCGAAAAAAATGACTCCTTCAGCAAAGAAACCCTGAGAGAATTTAAGACTATGTACAAGGTAACAAAACGAATTGAAAAAATAGTAAATTCCCTGCTGGAACTATCTCATTTTGAAGGAAACGAACAACCAAAGCATATACATATTAATAAACTCATTAAAGACACCGTCTCTCTTCTCCTTGAACAGTTTACAAAAAAAAACAAAAATATCAGTTTAAAACTATCTTCCCGCCTGCCAAGAATAAGAGGTTATGCAGAACAACTGCAACAGGTATTCATGAATTTGATGATAAATGCGGACGACGCAACAACGCACGGTGATTCGATTTTAATAACAACAACGCAAAAAGACAAAAAAAATATTACGATTAATTTCGAAGATACCGGGACCGGCATTTCAGAGGAACAGATCTCCAAGATCTTTGACCCTTTCTTTACCAATAAAGAAGTAGGAAAAGGAACAGGCCTTGGTTTGTCCATAACATATGGTATTGTAAAAAGGCATGGCGGCACTATCGATGTCAAGAGTGAAAATGGCAAAGGCACATCCTTTGAAATTAATTTACCCATAGATTTCAGAAAGGTAACCGTTCATGGATAA
- a CDS encoding response regulator — MDKGIRILVVDDDTDYNAYLTKFLTDEGYTTKGITMPLETLDILSREQFHIVILDLKMPRISGTELLKEIKSRHQNICVIVLTGYPSFTTAVETMKLDAFDYLKKPFDLNDLRKALLNAQKTYCLIGNAKDKLKSNVGKKLKLLRKSKKITQKQLANRTGLSPSLLSQIENGLIAASLTTLDKLSASLNVRLSYFLEEETNESTVKMN, encoded by the coding sequence ATGGATAAAGGGATAAGGATTTTGGTCGTAGATGACGACACCGACTACAATGCATATTTGACAAAATTTTTGACAGATGAGGGTTACACCACCAAAGGTATTACAATGCCATTAGAGACTTTGGATATACTAAGCCGGGAACAGTTTCATATCGTCATACTCGATCTGAAAATGCCACGAATAAGCGGCACAGAATTACTCAAAGAAATAAAATCAAGACATCAAAATATCTGTGTTATTGTATTGACAGGATATCCCTCTTTTACAACAGCCGTCGAAACAATGAAGCTTGATGCCTTTGATTACCTAAAAAAACCCTTTGATTTGAATGATTTAAGAAAGGCGCTCCTTAATGCACAAAAAACCTATTGCCTCATAGGAAACGCAAAGGACAAACTCAAGAGCAATGTGGGAAAAAAACTTAAGTTACTTAGAAAGAGTAAAAAGATTACACAAAAACAGTTAGCAAATCGCACGGGATTATCCCCAAGTCTATTATCCCAGATAGAAAATGGTCTCATTGCCGCTTCACTGACAACTCTGGATAAACTCTCAGCGTCTCTCAATGTGAGGCTTTCTTATTTTCTGGAAGAAGAAACCAATGAGTCTACCGTAAAAATGAATTAA
- the rfaE2 gene encoding D-glycero-beta-D-manno-heptose 1-phosphate adenylyltransferase: MENLCTIISNLGSPKILVIGDLMLDKYVWGEVKRISQEAPIPVINVSAEDVRPGGAGSVISNLKILGARVLACGIVGDDTYGQTLFDIFRRMGIDTTGIIADQSRPTTLKMRFMGHLRTAGKGVQQLLRVDYEKTHVVSAEIETRLNAFLNKNVPACDIVLVSDMNKGLLSHSFLHTIVTLCKKHKKVAIVDPKLTHDYACYKGFTALTPNRNETESATGIEIKDTDSLNQAANKLTSSLSLEYCIITVDKEGMFLYHKSGNGKIIPTVPKTVYDVTGAGDMVLSMFGIVVGANYSFEDATLLANVAAGIEVGKIGVIPVSKDEILNELTSGRNQLSNKIKNIEELVSMLREHKKNQERIVFTNGCFDILHIGHIEYLKFARKQGDLLVIGLNTDRSINSLKGSTRPFVSQAERAKMLAALEDVTYVILFDELTPLDVIMAIKPDILVKGEDWKNTGAIGKDFVESYGGKVIYAPFVEGVSTTNIVSRIIERHNQSEPLEKTASRTQ; this comes from the coding sequence ATGGAAAATCTGTGTACTATTATCTCTAATTTAGGTTCACCGAAAATTTTGGTCATTGGCGACCTGATGCTCGACAAGTATGTATGGGGAGAGGTAAAACGTATATCGCAGGAAGCGCCAATACCGGTTATAAATGTTTCTGCAGAAGATGTTCGACCGGGAGGCGCAGGAAGCGTGATAAGTAACTTGAAGATATTGGGCGCCCGGGTACTTGCATGTGGCATAGTCGGAGACGATACCTACGGACAAACCCTCTTTGATATTTTCAGGAGAATGGGTATTGACACTACAGGAATCATAGCAGACCAGAGCCGCCCCACTACTCTGAAAATGCGATTTATGGGACACTTAAGGACTGCGGGAAAAGGTGTACAACAACTTTTGCGGGTGGACTACGAAAAGACCCACGTCGTATCTGCGGAAATAGAAACACGACTGAATGCTTTTCTCAATAAAAATGTACCTGCATGTGATATCGTTCTTGTCTCTGATATGAACAAAGGATTACTCTCCCATTCCTTTTTACATACTATTGTTACCCTCTGCAAAAAACATAAGAAGGTTGCCATCGTAGACCCAAAACTTACGCATGATTATGCCTGTTATAAGGGTTTCACTGCTCTGACGCCCAACAGGAACGAAACCGAGTCTGCAACTGGCATAGAAATCAAAGACACCGACAGCTTAAATCAGGCAGCAAACAAGCTGACATCAAGCCTTTCGCTGGAATATTGTATTATTACTGTTGATAAAGAAGGCATGTTCCTCTATCACAAATCCGGAAATGGAAAAATTATACCAACTGTTCCTAAAACCGTATATGATGTAACCGGCGCGGGAGATATGGTGTTAAGCATGTTCGGCATAGTGGTCGGCGCCAACTACAGTTTTGAAGATGCAACCCTTCTTGCCAATGTCGCAGCGGGAATAGAAGTCGGAAAAATTGGTGTGATCCCGGTCAGTAAGGATGAAATTCTGAACGAACTCACCAGCGGGAGAAATCAGCTATCAAACAAAATCAAAAATATTGAAGAACTTGTATCCATGTTACGGGAACATAAAAAGAATCAGGAAAGGATCGTTTTTACCAATGGCTGTTTTGATATATTGCATATCGGGCACATTGAATATCTTAAATTTGCCCGAAAGCAAGGTGATTTACTCGTAATAGGACTCAATACCGACCGCTCAATTAATAGCCTGAAAGGTTCCACTCGCCCATTTGTTTCTCAAGCAGAACGCGCAAAAATGCTTGCCGCTTTAGAAGACGTAACGTACGTGATACTTTTTGACGAACTCACGCCACTGGATGTAATAATGGCAATTAAACCGGATATACTGGTAAAAGGAGAGGACTGGAAAAATACCGGGGCGATAGGAAAGGATTTTGTCGAATCCTATGGAGGAAAGGTCATCTATGCGCCATTTGTGGAAGGAGTATCAACTACCAATATTGTTTCCAGGATAATAGAAAGACATAACCAAAGTGAACCTTTGGAAAAAACTGCCAGCAGGACACAATAA
- a CDS encoding D-sedoheptulose 7-phosphate isomerase, whose protein sequence is MDEIELQLQESVDVKKALFSLTSEIRNIVDIITNAFKDDRHLYLIGNGGSAADAQHIAGEFMGRFKLNRRPLPAVALTTDSSVMTAIANDFGYDNCFVRQIEALAKPGDVVLAFSTSGNSNGVLYAVQAAKNHGAITVGFTGKDGGLLKDHVDICLKAPSANTPRIQECHITVGHILCFLVEKELFGELLNETE, encoded by the coding sequence ATGGACGAAATTGAACTTCAATTACAAGAAAGCGTGGATGTGAAAAAAGCGCTATTCTCCCTTACCAGCGAGATCAGAAATATTGTTGATATTATCACTAATGCATTTAAGGATGACCGGCACCTGTATCTTATAGGGAATGGCGGGAGCGCCGCAGACGCCCAACATATCGCAGGAGAGTTTATGGGAAGATTCAAGCTGAACCGACGCCCCCTTCCTGCCGTCGCCTTAACAACTGACAGTTCCGTTATGACTGCGATAGCAAATGATTTTGGCTATGACAACTGTTTTGTAAGACAAATTGAGGCCCTGGCAAAACCAGGCGATGTGGTACTTGCCTTTTCTACGAGCGGAAACTCAAATGGAGTTTTATATGCGGTTCAGGCAGCAAAAAATCATGGAGCGATCACCGTTGGTTTTACCGGGAAAGACGGTGGTCTCTTAAAAGACCACGTGGATATCTGCCTGAAAGCACCCTCGGCAAACACACCCAGAATCCAGGAATGCCATATTACGGTTGGACATATTTTGTGTTTTCTTGTAGAAAAAGAACTTTTCGGGGAACTATTGAATGAAACTGAATAA
- a CDS encoding HAD family hydrolase: protein MKLNKAVFLDRDGTIVVHEPYLSSPEQLKLLPNAANGIRIFQEYGYLVIVVTNQSGIARGFFDENRLALIHKKLAQLLDAEGVTLDDIYYCPHHTEGSIKQYKINCDCRKPKPNMLLYAAKKHHIDLSESLMIGDSEVDMLAGKLAGCTCILIKDGIQKDSPVDLEKSKDYMAKDLLEAAQLLPDLHTAL from the coding sequence ATGAAACTGAATAAGGCCGTATTTCTTGACCGGGACGGCACTATCGTCGTCCACGAACCTTATCTCAGTTCTCCAGAACAATTAAAGCTCTTGCCTAACGCTGCAAACGGCATTCGGATTTTTCAGGAATACGGCTATCTGGTTATCGTTGTTACTAATCAATCCGGCATTGCGAGAGGTTTTTTTGATGAAAACAGGTTAGCGCTCATTCACAAAAAACTGGCACAACTGCTTGACGCTGAGGGAGTGACACTTGATGATATCTATTATTGTCCTCACCATACCGAAGGCAGTATAAAACAGTATAAAATCAACTGTGACTGCAGAAAACCAAAACCAAACATGCTGTTGTATGCTGCGAAAAAACACCATATTGATTTGTCAGAATCACTGATGATCGGAGATTCAGAGGTAGACATGCTTGCGGGTAAACTTGCCGGGTGTACCTGTATATTGATAAAAGATGGTATCCAGAAAGACTCTCCCGTTGATTTGGAAAAAAGCAAGGATTATATGGCAAAAGATTTACTTGAGGCAGCACAACTTCTGCCAGATTTACATACCGCGCTGTAA
- a CDS encoding RNA-binding protein — translation MNIYAGNLARETTEEELRELFEAFGQVTSVTILKDKYTGEPRGFGFVEMPTRAEAQAAITDLNGKDVNQRVLNVNEARPRDDNRKGGGGRGGKRGGGGGGGKRSGGGRYW, via the coding sequence ATGAATATCTATGCAGGCAACTTGGCACGTGAAACTACAGAAGAGGAATTGAGAGAACTTTTTGAAGCTTTCGGGCAAGTCACATCCGTAACGATTCTTAAGGATAAATACACCGGAGAACCAAGAGGTTTCGGGTTTGTGGAAATGCCCACAAGAGCGGAAGCCCAGGCGGCAATCACCGATTTAAATGGAAAGGATGTGAATCAAAGAGTGTTAAACGTGAATGAGGCTCGCCCGCGAGACGATAATCGAAAAGGCGGTGGCGGCAGGGGAGGAAAGAGAGGCGGTGGTGGCGGCGGTGGCAAAAGAAGCGGTGGAGGAAGGTATTGGTAA
- a CDS encoding diguanylate cyclase, translating to MGILIVDDSENIRSLLEYILKNAGYEDIFLVESAPEAFGLLGMKRKGRSEGKIDLVLMDISLPEIDGIEACRQIKEKEFLRDIPIIMVTGKVDDTNLQMAFEAGAVDYLTKPINKVELLARVCSSLKLKQEMDKRKEIAQKLEEANRKLQILSSLDGLTGISNRRHFDEVLDKEWRRAFRNGNFLSVILMDIDFFKSYNDNYGHQAGDDCLTQIAGVIHGMVRRPGDLVARYGGEEFVIILPETALENASKFADTIRSAVESRNIPHVHSSVSRFVTCSLGVAAILPGGDVSPQQLIAAADKALYQAKEGGRNRVKVSGGGYLCK from the coding sequence ATGGGTATTTTGATTGTTGACGATTCTGAAAACATCCGATCACTGCTTGAATACATTTTAAAAAATGCTGGGTATGAGGATATTTTTCTTGTCGAATCTGCTCCGGAAGCCTTTGGTTTGCTGGGAATGAAACGTAAGGGAAGGAGTGAAGGTAAAATTGATCTTGTTTTAATGGATATCTCATTACCGGAAATAGATGGTATCGAAGCTTGTCGTCAGATAAAAGAAAAAGAGTTTTTAAGGGATATTCCCATTATCATGGTAACGGGAAAGGTTGATGACACAAATTTGCAAATGGCGTTTGAGGCGGGGGCTGTAGATTACCTGACCAAGCCAATTAACAAAGTAGAGCTTCTGGCTCGTGTATGTTCCTCCTTGAAGTTAAAGCAGGAGATGGACAAGAGAAAGGAGATCGCGCAAAAACTGGAAGAGGCAAATCGTAAATTGCAAATCCTGTCGTCTCTGGATGGCCTTACGGGTATTTCTAACAGGCGTCACTTTGATGAGGTTCTCGATAAGGAATGGAGGCGTGCGTTCCGCAACGGGAACTTTTTGTCAGTAATTTTAATGGATATCGATTTTTTCAAAAGCTATAACGATAACTATGGCCATCAGGCCGGTGATGATTGTCTTACACAAATAGCAGGGGTTATACATGGGATGGTGAGACGACCAGGTGATCTCGTTGCCCGATATGGAGGGGAGGAATTCGTAATTATTTTGCCAGAAACGGCATTAGAAAATGCGTCAAAATTCGCAGATACTATCCGTTCCGCAGTAGAATCGCGCAACATTCCCCATGTTCATTCGTCCGTTTCCCGGTTTGTTACTTGCAGTCTGGGGGTTGCTGCCATTCTTCCCGGGGGTGATGTGTCTCCGCAACAATTAATTGCGGCAGCTGATAAGGCTCTTTATCAAGCCAAGGAAGGGGGGAGGAACAGAGTAAAGGTTTCTGGAGGAGGATATCTGTGTAAGTGA